AACACCGATCGCGTGTTCCGCGAAGCCAATTCCGCCAAGGCTGCTCAAACCAAGCTGGAGCAGGAATTCTCCAAGCGTGAAAAAGAGCTGGTCGATCTTGGCAATACGCTGAAGAGCGCCACCGACAAGTTCGAACGTGAAGCGCCCACCCTGTCCGAAAGCCAACGTGCCTCCAAGCAACGTGCTCTGGCTGATCAGGACCGTGACTTCCAGCGCAAGCGTCGTGAGTTCCAGGAAGACCTGAGCTCGCGCAAGAGCGAAGAGCTGGCAACCGTGCTCGATCGTGCCAACAAGGTGGTCAAGCAAGTCGCCGAAGCCGAAAAGTACGACGTGATCCTGCAGGAAGCCGTGTACATCAACCCCAAGCTGGACATCACCGACAAGGTGATCAAGGCCATGAACGCTGGCAACGGCAAGTAATGTGATCCATCTGGTAGCGACAGGTATTGCGTGAGCTTGCGTCTAGGACAGATCATCAATGAACTGGGAGGCAGTCTTGAGGGAGCAAGTGCAGAGGTGGAAATCTCTCGCATCGCACCCCTTGAGACAGCCGGGCCCGGCGAACTGGCCTTTCTGAACAACCCGCGCTACCAGAGCCAACTGGCCGCCTCACGGGCGGCCTGCGTCATTGTGGCTCCTGCGATGCGCGATGCCGCGCTCGCGCGCGGCGCGTGCATCGTCACGCCCGATCCGTATGTTTATTTCGCGCGCGTCACACAACTGTGGAAGCGCGAGCATGCGACCGGCGACAAGCACGGCATTCACCCGAGCGCCGTGGTCGATCCCGAGGCCTTTGTCGATCCCACCGCCTTCATCGGTCCGCTCTGCGTGGTGGAGCGGGGTGCGCGCATCGGCGCGAACACCGTGCTCAAGGCCCGCGTGAATGTGGGCGAGCGTTGCGTCATCGGGGACCGTTGCATTCTCCATCCGGGTGTCGTGATCGGTGCCGACGGCTTTGGCTTTGCGCCCGAGCGCGGCGACTGGGTCAAGATCGAGCAACTGGGCGCGGTCCGCATCGGCAACGACGTGGAAATCGGCGCCAACACCTGCATCGACCGTGGTGCGCTCGAAGACACCGTGATCGAGGACAGCGTCAAGCTCGACAACCTCATTCAGATCGCGCACAACGTGCACATCGGCCATCACACGGCCATGGCGGGGTGCACAGCGGTGGCCGGAAGCACGAAAATCGGTGCCCATTGCATGATCGCGGGCGCGGCTTCGATCATCGGGCACCTGCAGATAGCGGACAATGTGCACATTTCCACGAACACCGTGGTCATGCGCTCGATTCCGCGCGCTGGGCACTACACGGGAGTTTTCCCGTTCGACGACAATGCGAACTGGGAAAAGAACGCGGCCACGCTGCGCCAGCTCTACAAGCTGCGCGAACGGGTCAAGGCTCTGGAACAAACAATCAAAAACGACGGTTAGACCGCTGAAAACATGATGGACATTCACCAAATCCTCAAGCTGCTTCCACACCGCTACCCCTTTCTGTTGGTAGACCGTGTGGTCGAGCTCGAGCGCGGCAAGCATATTCAGGCGATCAAGAACGTCACCATCAACGAGCCTTTCTTTACTGGCCACTTTCCGGCACGCCCTGTCATGCCTGGCGTGCTGATGCTAGAAGCGCTGGCGCAAGCCGCTGGCCTGCTGTCGTTCGACATGATGGGCGAAGCCCCCGGCGACGACAAGGTGTTCTACTTCGTCGGCATCGATGGCGCGCGCTTCAAGCGTCCGGTCGAGCCGGGTGATCAGCTGATCCTCGAAATCGATCTCGACCGCATCAAGGGCGGCATCTACAAGTTCAAGGGCGTGGCGCGCGTGGGCGACAGCATCGCCTGCGAAGCCGAGATCATGTGCACCATGCGTACCGTGGCCTGACTTTTTTCTCGAAGGTCGGCCCGTGTCCAATATTCATTCCACTGCCATTGTCGATCCTGCTGCGCAACTCGACAGCACGGTGACGGTGGGACCGTATGCGGTCATCGGCGCGCATGTGCGCATCGGCGCACGCACCAGCATCGGGCCGCACTGCGTGATCGAAGGTCACACCAGCATCGGCGAAGACAACCGGATCTTCCAGTTCGCATCGCTGGGCGGCGTGCCGCAGGACAAGAAATACGCGGGCGAGCCCACGCGTCTTGAAATCGGCAATCGCAACACGGTCCGCGAGTTCTGCACCTTCAATCTCGGAACCGTGCAGGATCGGGGCGTCACCAGCATCGGCGACGACAACTGGATCATGGCCTATGTCCACATCGCGCACGACTGCGTGGTGGGCAACCAGACCATCCTCGCCAACAACGCGACGCTCGCCGGCCATGTGCAACTGGGCGACTGGGTGATCGTCGGTGGATTGACGGGCGTGCACCAGTTCTCGCGCATCGGCGCGCATGCGATGGCCGGCTTCGCCAGTCATATCTCGCAGGACGTGCCGCCGTTCATGATGGTGGACGGCAATCCGCTGGCCGTGCGCGGGCTCAACGCCGAAGGCCTGCGCCGCCGTGGTTTCTCTGCCGAGCGCATCGCCGCGATCAAGCAGGCCTACCGCGTGCTGTATCGCCAGGGCCTGACGCTGGAAGCATCGATCAACGCCCTGAGTGCGCTGATCGAAGAGCACCCCAGCGCCGCAGCCGACATCGCGTTGCTGCGTGACTTTGTCGCCGCCTCGCAGCGCGGCATTGCACGCTGACGGAAAGCCGTGTCGTCAAAGCCTCCCATGCCTGCCAAAAGCAGTCCCCAAGTAGCCATGGTCGCCGGAGAAACCTCCGGCGATTTGCTTGCTGGGTTGCTGCTCGATGGTCTGCGCGACAAATGGCCCGAGGTCCAATCCTTCGGCATCGGCGGCCCGCAGATGCAGGAGCGCGGCTTTGATGCGTGGTGGCAGAGCGAACGCCTTGCGGTGCATGGCTACAGCCTCGAGTTGCTGCAGAAAATTCTCGGCCTCTTCAGACTGCGCGCGGAGTTGCGCGACAAGCTGATCGCCCAACCTCCCAGCGTCTTCATCGGTGTCGATGCACCCGATTTCAATCTGGGCCTCGAGCAAAAGCTGCGTGAGGCTGGCATCAAGACCGTGCATTTCGTCTGCCCGTCGATCTGGGCCTGGCGAGCGAACCGCGTCGACAAGATCCGCGCGAGCGCCGATCACGTGCTGTGCATCTTCCCGTTCGAGCCCGAACTGCTGGCCAAGCATGGCATCGCAGCCACTTACGTGGGTCATCCGCTCGCGCGTGTGATTCCGATGGTGGCCGACAAGCAGGCTGCGCGCGCGCAACTGGGTCTGTCTGCTGATGACGAAGTGCTCGCCATCCTGCCGGGCAGCCGCTCGGCCGAGGTCAAGTTCATCGCCAAGCCGTTCTTTCAGGCGGCTGCGATTCTGCTCAAGCAGCGCCCAAGGCTCAAGGCCGTCGTGCCCGCCGTGCCCAAGCAACGAGAAAAAATCGAAGCCATGGCGCGCGAATGCGGCGTGGCAGATCGTCTGCAGATCGTCACCGGCCAATCGCACGCGGTGCTGGCCGCCTGCGACTGCACGTTGATTGCCAGCGGTACGGCCACGCTCGAAGCGGCGCTGTACAAGCGACCAATGGTGATCTCGTATCACATGCATCCGATCAGCTGGCGGCTCATGAAGCGCAAGCAACTGCAGCCCTGGGTCGGTTTGCCCAATATTCTGTGCGGCGAATTCGTCGTGCCCGAACTGCTGCAGGATGCGGCCACGCCCGAGGCGCTGGCGGCTGCCGTTGCTCAGTGGCTGGACGCGTATTCGCAGCAACCCCAAAACATTCTCACGCTTGAAAAGCGCTTCACCGAGCTTCACGAGAGCTTGCTGCGCGATACACCGAAACTGGCCGCTGATGCGATCGAAAAAATCCTTGTTGCCAAGGGCTGAACAGGCCAGCTTTGACTGGCATCCACCGGGTCTGATTGCAGGCGTCGACGAAGCGGGGCGCGGTCCATTGGCCGGCCCTGTGGTGACCGCTGCCGTCATCCTGGACGACATGCACCCGATTGCAGGCCTTGCCGACTCCAAGGTGCTCACCGCCGCCAAACGCGAAAAGCTCTTCGACGAAATCCGCGCCAAGGCGCTGTGCTTTTGCATCGCCGAAGCGTCCGTGCAGGAGATCGACGAAATCAATATCCTGCAAGCCACGATGCTGGCCATGCGCCGCGCGGTGATGGGCCTGCGCCTCAAGCCCGTGCGTGTACTGGTCGACGGCAATCGCTTGCCGCAACTCGACGTTCCGGCCGAGGCCATCGTCAAGGGCGATGCGCTGGTGCAGGCGATCTCCGCAGCGTCGATTCTCGCCAAGGTCACACGTGATCGTTGGTGCGAGCAACTGCACCAGCAGTATCCGCAATACGGTTTCGACGCGCACAAGGGTTACGGCACGGCAGTGCATCTGGCGGCGCTGCAGGAATTTGGTGCATGCCCCGAGCATCGCCGCAGTTTTGCGCCCGTGGCGCAGGCCTGCACGCCGCGCGACGTGTGATCAATGAGCGCGCGGGACTCGTTTCCCCACCCGGTGTAAGCTGAGCGCTGCACCCGTTTTTTTGGATTGAAGTGACATGGCAGCAGCAACCCCCTTGGTGATCCAATCGCGCGACAACGCGCTGCTCAAGGACCTGCGCCGCCTGTCGCAGGACAGCACCGCCTACCGCAAGCAGGGCCGCGTCTGGCTGGAGGGCGATCATCTTTGCAGCGCCGCGTTGGTGCGCGGCATGCAGCCGCAGATTGCGGTGTTTGCCGAATCGTTCTGGCCTTTTGCGCCTACTGAACTCAAGCAGGCTGCCGAGAAAAACGTGCTGATCGCCGATGCACTCTGGCGCGACATCAGCGGCTTGGAGTCGCCCGCACAAATGGGCTTTGTGATGGCGCTGCCCGACGCCAATGCGCTGGATGTCAACGCCCCCACCGTGGTGCTCGATCGCCTGCAGGATGCTGGCAATGTCGGCTCCGTGCTGCGCAGCGCATCGGCCTTCGGTTTCGTGCAGATCGCAGCCATCAAGGGCACGGCAGCGCTGTGGAGCGCCAAGGTCCTGCGCGCCGGCATGGGTGCGCACTTTGCGCTTCGGTTGGTCGAAGGCCTGAGCGAAGAAGACATCTCCACGCTCCAGGTTCCGCTTCTGGTCACCAGCTCGCATCGCGGTGACTTTCTCCACCAGGCCCAACTTCCATGGCCCTGCGCCTGGGTCATGGG
This genomic stretch from Diaphorobacter sp. HDW4B harbors:
- a CDS encoding OmpH family outer membrane protein; its protein translation is MTSLSRHLPLVVLLGSMAAAVPAQAQDFKAGFVNTDRVFREANSAKAAQTKLEQEFSKREKELVDLGNTLKSATDKFEREAPTLSESQRASKQRALADQDRDFQRKRREFQEDLSSRKSEELATVLDRANKVVKQVAEAEKYDVILQEAVYINPKLDITDKVIKAMNAGNGK
- the lpxD gene encoding UDP-3-O-(3-hydroxymyristoyl)glucosamine N-acyltransferase; this encodes MSLRLGQIINELGGSLEGASAEVEISRIAPLETAGPGELAFLNNPRYQSQLAASRAACVIVAPAMRDAALARGACIVTPDPYVYFARVTQLWKREHATGDKHGIHPSAVVDPEAFVDPTAFIGPLCVVERGARIGANTVLKARVNVGERCVIGDRCILHPGVVIGADGFGFAPERGDWVKIEQLGAVRIGNDVEIGANTCIDRGALEDTVIEDSVKLDNLIQIAHNVHIGHHTAMAGCTAVAGSTKIGAHCMIAGAASIIGHLQIADNVHISTNTVVMRSIPRAGHYTGVFPFDDNANWEKNAATLRQLYKLRERVKALEQTIKNDG
- the fabZ gene encoding 3-hydroxyacyl-ACP dehydratase FabZ codes for the protein MMDIHQILKLLPHRYPFLLVDRVVELERGKHIQAIKNVTINEPFFTGHFPARPVMPGVLMLEALAQAAGLLSFDMMGEAPGDDKVFYFVGIDGARFKRPVEPGDQLILEIDLDRIKGGIYKFKGVARVGDSIACEAEIMCTMRTVA
- the lpxA gene encoding acyl-ACP--UDP-N-acetylglucosamine O-acyltransferase, with the protein product MSNIHSTAIVDPAAQLDSTVTVGPYAVIGAHVRIGARTSIGPHCVIEGHTSIGEDNRIFQFASLGGVPQDKKYAGEPTRLEIGNRNTVREFCTFNLGTVQDRGVTSIGDDNWIMAYVHIAHDCVVGNQTILANNATLAGHVQLGDWVIVGGLTGVHQFSRIGAHAMAGFASHISQDVPPFMMVDGNPLAVRGLNAEGLRRRGFSAERIAAIKQAYRVLYRQGLTLEASINALSALIEEHPSAAADIALLRDFVAASQRGIAR
- the lpxB gene encoding lipid-A-disaccharide synthase; its protein translation is MPAKSSPQVAMVAGETSGDLLAGLLLDGLRDKWPEVQSFGIGGPQMQERGFDAWWQSERLAVHGYSLELLQKILGLFRLRAELRDKLIAQPPSVFIGVDAPDFNLGLEQKLREAGIKTVHFVCPSIWAWRANRVDKIRASADHVLCIFPFEPELLAKHGIAATYVGHPLARVIPMVADKQAARAQLGLSADDEVLAILPGSRSAEVKFIAKPFFQAAAILLKQRPRLKAVVPAVPKQREKIEAMARECGVADRLQIVTGQSHAVLAACDCTLIASGTATLEAALYKRPMVISYHMHPISWRLMKRKQLQPWVGLPNILCGEFVVPELLQDAATPEALAAAVAQWLDAYSQQPQNILTLEKRFTELHESLLRDTPKLAADAIEKILVAKG
- the rnhB gene encoding ribonuclease HII — protein: MRSKKSLLPRAEQASFDWHPPGLIAGVDEAGRGPLAGPVVTAAVILDDMHPIAGLADSKVLTAAKREKLFDEIRAKALCFCIAEASVQEIDEINILQATMLAMRRAVMGLRLKPVRVLVDGNRLPQLDVPAEAIVKGDALVQAISAASILAKVTRDRWCEQLHQQYPQYGFDAHKGYGTAVHLAALQEFGACPEHRRSFAPVAQACTPRDV
- a CDS encoding RNA methyltransferase — its product is MAAATPLVIQSRDNALLKDLRRLSQDSTAYRKQGRVWLEGDHLCSAALVRGMQPQIAVFAESFWPFAPTELKQAAEKNVLIADALWRDISGLESPAQMGFVMALPDANALDVNAPTVVLDRLQDAGNVGSVLRSASAFGFVQIAAIKGTAALWSAKVLRAGMGAHFALRLVEGLSEEDISTLQVPLLVTSSHRGDFLHQAQLPWPCAWVMGHEGQGVSPALEERATAHIRIAQPGGEESLNVAAAAAICLHASGAARS